One stretch of Chryseobacterium fluminis DNA includes these proteins:
- a CDS encoding META domain-containing protein produces MKNIFLSIGATVLLASCGSMTSSSASKVGKAQPSLASTKWELADNVKGKIPTLNIEGEKINGNAGCNNYFGTAKVDPANGNFSAGQLGSTRMACDNMSVEQNFMDMVGKANKYVVSGNTLELYKDNLLLLKFNKAQ; encoded by the coding sequence ATGAAAAATATCTTTTTAAGTATAGGTGCCACAGTGTTGTTAGCGTCATGTGGGTCTATGACGAGTTCCTCTGCTTCAAAAGTAGGAAAGGCACAGCCATCACTGGCAAGTACAAAATGGGAACTTGCCGATAATGTAAAAGGGAAAATACCTACTTTAAATATCGAAGGAGAAAAGATCAACGGAAATGCAGGGTGTAATAATTATTTTGGAACGGCTAAAGTAGATCCTGCAAATGGAAATTTTTCTGCCGGACAACTGGGATCTACCAGAATGGCTTGTGATAATATGAGCGTAGAACAGAATTTTATGGATATGGTAGGAAAAGCCAATAAATATGTAGTGTCAGGAAATACACTGGAATTATATAAAGATAACTTATTGCTTCTGAAATTTAATAAAGCACAGTAA
- a CDS encoding 3-hydroxybutyryl-CoA dehydrogenase — MKNIVVIGAGTMGNGIAHTFAQSGFKVNLVDVSQEALDRGLKTITTNLDRIIAKGNLTEEQKAETLGNISTFTALQDAVGAADLIVEAATENQELKLKIFGQMDEFAPENCILATNTSSISITKIAAATKRADKVIGMHFMNPVPIMKLVEIIKGYSTSKETFDSIYEMSKTLGKVPVEVNDYPGFVANRILMPMINESIETLYNGVAGVAEIDTVMKLGMAHPMGPLQLADFIGLDVCLAILNVMYDGFKNPKYAPNPLLVNMVMAGKLGVKSGEGFYDYSESKKAEKVAEMFSK, encoded by the coding sequence ATCAAAAACATTGTAGTTATCGGAGCTGGAACCATGGGGAACGGTATTGCCCATACTTTTGCGCAAAGCGGGTTTAAAGTGAACCTCGTAGATGTATCTCAGGAAGCTTTGGACAGAGGCCTGAAAACCATTACTACCAATCTTGACAGAATAATTGCAAAGGGAAACCTTACTGAAGAACAGAAGGCTGAGACATTGGGAAATATTTCGACTTTCACTGCACTTCAGGATGCCGTAGGAGCGGCGGACCTTATTGTAGAAGCAGCGACCGAAAACCAGGAACTGAAGCTGAAGATCTTCGGACAGATGGATGAGTTTGCCCCTGAAAACTGTATTCTGGCTACCAATACTTCATCGATCTCTATCACGAAAATTGCCGCCGCTACCAAAAGGGCTGATAAAGTTATCGGGATGCACTTTATGAATCCTGTGCCCATTATGAAACTGGTAGAGATCATCAAAGGGTATTCTACTTCTAAAGAAACTTTTGACTCTATCTATGAGATGAGTAAAACTTTAGGAAAAGTTCCTGTAGAAGTTAATGATTATCCCGGCTTTGTGGCCAACAGAATCCTGATGCCAATGATCAACGAATCTATCGAAACTTTATATAACGGGGTTGCCGGGGTTGCAGAAATCGATACGGTGATGAAGCTGGGAATGGCTCATCCGATGGGGCCGCTTCAGCTGGCAGATTTTATCGGTCTTGATGTTTGCCTGGCGATCCTGAACGTGATGTATGACGGTTTCAAAAATCCTAAATATGCTCCTAATCCACTCTTGGTAAACATGGTAATGGCAGGAAAGCTCGGCGTAAAATCAGGGGAAGGTTTTTATGACTACTCCGAAAGCAAAAAAGCTGAAAAAGTAGCAGAAATGTTTTCGAAATAA